A single region of the Paraburkholderia sprentiae WSM5005 genome encodes:
- a CDS encoding glycosyltransferase: MKQLFVTAFLPQKNAPQAGHRLAYDYLMKLSAESELDVLIVSRVPVDEKDIEFRANVRNVYIKYVSRFDLIPSFLANPLTFSPRLFSRYTPAIGRFLCELVGKNRYDTVRLEFSQCFAYAQNLRDRFHDGVNIVMCAHDVQIQAVLRVKSIEGWLFTRQTFVFEQRLLKLADKVLVLSSKDAQLINALYPGVGTLQVVPISLPAFLKEVRRSKDTVEKGNILFWGAMQRRENEEALLNFIDTIFLPLRRRGLRLKLFVVGSEPSDRVKRLNSDDICVTGFVENPGKYFESADMGVVPLLSGAGVKLKTLEMLAAKLPVVSTPLGAEGVEHDGDLLNVCEIDAFPDVIERIYRDEPLNAHAAVAYQV, encoded by the coding sequence ATGAAACAGCTATTTGTCACGGCTTTCCTGCCCCAGAAAAACGCGCCGCAAGCTGGCCACCGGCTGGCCTACGACTACCTGATGAAATTGAGCGCGGAATCGGAGCTCGACGTGCTGATCGTGTCGCGCGTGCCGGTCGACGAAAAGGACATCGAATTCCGTGCCAATGTTCGCAACGTGTACATCAAGTACGTGAGCCGGTTCGACCTGATTCCGTCGTTCCTCGCGAACCCGCTGACTTTCTCACCGCGCCTGTTCTCGCGCTACACACCCGCGATCGGCCGTTTCCTCTGCGAACTCGTCGGCAAGAACCGTTACGACACGGTGCGGCTCGAGTTCTCGCAATGCTTCGCGTATGCGCAGAATCTGCGCGACCGTTTCCACGACGGCGTGAACATCGTGATGTGCGCGCACGACGTGCAGATCCAGGCCGTGTTGCGCGTCAAGTCCATCGAAGGATGGCTGTTTACACGGCAGACCTTCGTGTTCGAGCAGCGTCTGCTCAAGCTGGCCGACAAGGTGCTCGTGCTGTCCAGCAAAGACGCGCAGCTGATCAACGCCTTATACCCCGGGGTCGGCACGTTGCAGGTCGTGCCGATCTCACTGCCGGCGTTTCTGAAGGAAGTGCGGCGCTCGAAAGACACGGTCGAGAAAGGCAACATCCTGTTCTGGGGAGCGATGCAGCGCCGCGAAAACGAAGAGGCGCTGCTCAATTTCATCGATACGATTTTTCTGCCGCTGCGCCGCCGCGGCCTTCGACTGAAGCTGTTCGTGGTCGGCTCCGAACCGAGCGACCGCGTGAAGCGGCTCAATAGCGACGATATCTGCGTGACCGGCTTCGTCGAAAATCCGGGCAAGTACTTCGAGTCCGCCGATATGGGCGTGGTGCCGCTGCTGTCGGGCGCCGGCGTCAAGCTGAAGACGCTCGAAATGCTCGCGGCGAAGCTGCCGGTCGTGTCGACGCCGCTCGGCGCGGAAGGCGTCGAGCACGACGGCGACTTGCTCAACGTCTGCGAGATCGACGCGTTCCCGGACGTGATCGAGCGCATCTACCGTGACGAGCCGCTCAACGCACACGCCGCCGTCGCGTACCAGGTGTGA
- a CDS encoding oligosaccharide flippase family protein — protein sequence MSTRNVIIALYSVYALNYVLPLVTLPYLSHVLGPAGLGVIGYAQSIAQILLVVVDFGFGLSSARKVAVHIDQPEVVNRIYWSTTIGRAVLALLCSLVLVGWAFAAHMSPQERGATLLGSLVIWGGVLTPGCFYEGTQRLPVLAGTLLAARVGLLIPLFLFVKTRDDVMLAAAFQYAPTFVCGLVLTGTLIWKREILLTVRVGWSDVMAEAKEAYHIFLGSALTSVYMYANVIMLRMISGPGAVGYYVAAERLTNALRACTAPAIQAFFPKICVAYERNDFAYIHKVNRGFMLAFAASAVLILVGFTVLGEWFVGRFLGEAFGETFRILRILVFVPAIVGMTTTQVMLTIIASGNQSLLKRIYVYGALFHLVQAPISIYLWGGVGTACSVAATELFMLIGVYNVSSRINHGQIAVRAQRTIKQEMAAERD from the coding sequence GTGTCGACGAGAAACGTCATCATCGCGCTGTATTCGGTGTACGCACTGAACTACGTGCTGCCGCTCGTTACGTTGCCGTATCTGTCGCACGTACTGGGGCCGGCCGGGTTGGGCGTGATCGGTTACGCGCAGTCGATCGCGCAGATTCTTCTCGTCGTCGTCGACTTCGGCTTCGGCCTGTCGAGCGCGCGCAAGGTGGCGGTGCACATCGACCAGCCGGAGGTGGTGAACCGTATCTACTGGTCGACCACGATCGGCCGCGCGGTTCTCGCGTTGCTGTGCTCGCTGGTGCTGGTCGGCTGGGCGTTCGCCGCGCATATGTCGCCGCAGGAACGCGGTGCGACGCTGCTCGGCTCGCTGGTGATCTGGGGCGGCGTGCTGACGCCCGGCTGCTTCTACGAGGGCACGCAGCGCCTGCCGGTGCTCGCCGGCACGCTGCTCGCCGCGCGCGTGGGTCTGCTGATTCCGCTCTTCCTGTTCGTGAAGACCCGCGACGACGTGATGCTTGCGGCCGCGTTCCAATATGCGCCGACCTTCGTATGCGGCCTGGTCCTGACGGGCACGCTGATCTGGAAGCGCGAGATTCTGCTTACCGTGCGGGTCGGCTGGTCCGACGTGATGGCCGAGGCGAAAGAGGCGTATCACATCTTTCTCGGCTCGGCGCTCACCTCCGTCTACATGTACGCGAACGTGATCATGTTGCGCATGATCAGCGGTCCGGGAGCCGTCGGCTATTACGTCGCGGCCGAGCGGCTCACCAACGCGCTACGCGCATGCACGGCGCCGGCCATCCAGGCGTTTTTCCCGAAGATCTGCGTCGCGTACGAACGCAACGACTTTGCCTATATCCATAAGGTCAACCGCGGCTTCATGCTCGCGTTCGCGGCGTCGGCGGTGCTGATTCTGGTCGGCTTCACGGTGCTCGGCGAATGGTTCGTCGGACGTTTTCTGGGCGAGGCGTTCGGCGAGACGTTCCGCATTTTGCGCATCCTCGTGTTCGTGCCGGCAATCGTCGGCATGACGACGACCCAGGTCATGCTGACGATCATCGCGTCGGGCAATCAGTCGTTGCTCAAGCGGATCTATGTCTACGGCGCACTGTTCCATCTGGTGCAGGCACCGATCAGCATCTACTTGTGGGGCGGTGTCGGCACGGCGTGCTCGGTGGCCGCGACCGAGCTGTTCATGCTGATCGGCGTGTACAACGTATCGAGCCGGATCAATCACGGACAGATCGCGGTGCGCGCGCAAAGGACGATCAAGCAGGAGATGGCGGCGGAGCGGGACTAG
- a CDS encoding glycosyltransferase family 2 protein, which translates to MNLKGTFSVVIVNYNTPKLVRNCVRSVLELSIADKEDIVVVDNASPDNSFSYLRETLPTGVRLVRTSINRGFGAGVNFGMVGCLRELVLVLNPDTYFVDTSLENAVKLFRTEKDVGLVGLDLIYPDGERQFSARRFYSLLDILGRRSPLGRLEAFKRRIDNHMMREAWGAGTPFEADWVLGTGFIVRRALFGELGGMDEHFFLYMEDVDFCARIWQAGYRVLCVPGARLTHEHQRASAAGFLSKAGRRHMNSLWRFSRKYHVPLFRPPGVQGLIRGAKARAVPVTMTVSARASAAEQAQSITVE; encoded by the coding sequence ATGAACCTGAAGGGAACGTTTAGCGTTGTGATCGTCAATTACAACACGCCAAAGCTGGTCAGAAATTGCGTACGCTCCGTGCTCGAACTTTCGATTGCGGATAAGGAGGACATCGTCGTGGTGGACAACGCGTCACCCGACAATTCGTTTTCCTATCTGAGGGAGACGCTTCCGACGGGAGTCAGACTCGTCAGAACGTCGATCAATCGCGGCTTCGGGGCCGGCGTCAATTTCGGCATGGTCGGTTGTTTGCGCGAGCTCGTGCTCGTGCTGAATCCGGACACGTATTTCGTCGATACTTCGCTCGAAAACGCAGTGAAGTTGTTCAGAACGGAGAAGGATGTAGGCCTGGTCGGTCTCGATCTGATCTACCCGGACGGCGAGCGGCAGTTTTCCGCGCGGCGCTTTTATTCGCTGCTCGACATACTCGGCCGGCGCTCGCCGCTCGGGCGGCTCGAAGCGTTCAAGCGCCGCATCGACAACCATATGATGCGCGAAGCGTGGGGCGCGGGCACGCCGTTCGAAGCGGACTGGGTGCTGGGCACGGGCTTTATCGTGCGGCGCGCTTTGTTCGGTGAGCTGGGTGGCATGGACGAGCACTTCTTCCTCTATATGGAGGACGTCGACTTTTGCGCGCGCATCTGGCAGGCGGGCTACCGCGTGCTGTGCGTGCCCGGCGCGCGACTCACGCACGAGCATCAGCGCGCGTCGGCAGCGGGCTTCCTGAGCAAGGCGGGGCGCCGGCATATGAACAGCTTGTGGCGCTTTAGCCGCAAGTACCATGTGCCGCTGTTCAGACCGCCAGGCGTGCAGGGCCTGATTCGCGGCGCGAAGGCGCGTGCGGTGCCGGTCACGATGACGGTGAGCGCGCGTGCGTCGGCCGCCGAGCAGGCGCAAAGCATCACGGTGGAGTGA
- a CDS encoding O-antigen ligase family protein, which produces MIATIAYLLAVVLCATRGVLEYLIGKDAAYLVQVGGIVGLLIWYISPTAIAAYFRDEGRWSFGFLAGMLFSIGLSIVATLELTDQLGPSYLFVFIFTLFIYFYAISNYQKRFVRPRIAYAGLVLIALIEAGVALAQQQNVFPIDLPGATYGFDNLRAPSLTGSYLHYPLFVAIAASLCGVDYLVRKNVLSGLACAVLSFAIFSALSRSGMLIILGTFGLAFVQGPIQFITRNAKLIVATVFATMAIMIFGVALSSQNDSVFNVGTQRMMGATDLQSDGNDGRAEAWDKAESLASPVNVITGTYFGLVTNSAPDPVKQEFGIVESSVLQQILNIGLMGAIFYYGVLVSVTKLTSSASRISLCVWAALFQTFFYQSIEVIPFVFILMTLPVFDYVGGPRRNST; this is translated from the coding sequence ATGATCGCAACCATCGCCTATCTGCTTGCCGTCGTGCTGTGCGCCACGCGCGGCGTGCTCGAGTACCTGATCGGCAAGGACGCCGCCTATCTGGTCCAGGTCGGCGGCATCGTCGGGCTGCTTATCTGGTACATCTCGCCGACGGCGATTGCCGCTTACTTCCGTGACGAAGGACGCTGGTCGTTCGGCTTCCTCGCGGGCATGCTGTTCTCGATCGGGCTGTCGATCGTCGCGACGCTGGAACTCACCGATCAGCTCGGGCCGTCCTATCTGTTCGTCTTCATCTTCACGCTGTTCATCTATTTCTACGCGATCTCGAACTATCAGAAGCGCTTCGTGCGGCCGCGCATCGCGTATGCGGGGCTCGTCCTGATCGCGCTGATCGAGGCGGGCGTCGCGCTAGCGCAGCAGCAGAACGTCTTTCCGATCGATCTGCCCGGTGCGACTTACGGCTTCGACAATCTGCGCGCGCCGTCGCTGACCGGCAGTTATCTGCACTACCCGCTGTTCGTCGCGATTGCCGCGTCGCTGTGCGGCGTCGATTATCTGGTGCGCAAGAACGTGCTGTCGGGTCTCGCATGCGCGGTGCTCAGCTTCGCGATTTTTTCGGCGCTGTCGCGCAGCGGCATGCTGATCATTCTCGGCACCTTCGGGCTCGCGTTCGTGCAGGGGCCGATCCAGTTCATCACGAGAAACGCGAAACTGATCGTTGCCACCGTGTTTGCGACGATGGCGATCATGATCTTCGGCGTCGCGCTGAGCAGTCAGAACGATAGTGTCTTCAACGTCGGCACCCAACGGATGATGGGCGCGACCGATCTGCAGTCGGACGGCAACGATGGCCGCGCCGAAGCATGGGACAAGGCCGAGTCGCTCGCCTCGCCGGTCAACGTGATCACCGGCACGTACTTCGGGCTCGTCACGAACTCGGCGCCCGATCCGGTGAAACAGGAGTTCGGCATCGTCGAATCGAGCGTGCTGCAGCAGATCCTCAATATCGGCCTGATGGGCGCGATCTTCTATTACGGCGTGCTGGTATCGGTGACGAAACTCACGAGCAGCGCAAGCCGGATTTCGCTGTGTGTTTGGGCCGCTTTATTTCAAACGTTCTTCTATCAATCGATCGAAGTGATTCCGTTTGTCTTCATTCTGATGACATTGCCAGTGTTCGATTACGTGGGCGGACCGCGTCGAAACAGCACGTAG
- a CDS encoding GNVR domain-containing protein has product MNQSSAPFDSRNNNSEHPPAGFANYLDALYDNRKLIAITTAIAVALGIAYSVFSQPVYRADILVQVEENAGTSSKSVIGDVSAMFDVKTATSGEAQVIGSRMVVGRAVDKLNLDIEAAPRYFPLFGRWLGRHSDQLSTPGPHGYVYGNERIEVSKFDVPEELFDRAFVLKKGDGSSYELQYGKLKLEGTVGQPLSATTNYGPLTLVVDRIEAKPGATFELRRQSELTTTEKLRKELTISEKGKESDILGVSLEGSDPKKISAILATIAGEYVSQNLKRKSEEAERSIRFLELQLPEMRQQLSDSETRFNDFRAKHGTVDLGEEATNLLQLSVQAQTRLAELQQKRNELLSRFTDQHPAVQSVNAQLRAAQQEAKDLASRTQSLPPLEQNVLRLQRDVQVGTELDTSLRNTLEQLKLIKAGKAGNVRIVDGAVAPDTPVRPKPLLIITAALMLGVFVGVVIALVRQRLFDAIDDPYEVELRTGLPVYASVPFSRQEERFAQSRRRPESKSLVLAGEAVIDPAIESLRGFRTALEFTMTKARNHIVLITGPTPGIGKSFVSLNLAAVIGATGKRVLLIDGDLRRGFLHRHLGGDRGPGLSDLIQGAHRADELIRATRFQGVDFIASGRQVASPSDVLSNTRLDAVLRQVATGYDVVLVDGPPVLLASDAVRLACVAGTTFFVARQGVTGIGELRESVRQMQKVGLPVRGVIMNGLRMRPGRYSYGYGRYRYAAYIYKPYDR; this is encoded by the coding sequence ATGAACCAAAGCAGTGCACCATTCGATAGCCGGAACAACAACAGCGAACATCCGCCGGCAGGCTTCGCGAATTATCTGGATGCGCTGTACGACAATCGTAAGCTGATTGCGATCACGACGGCCATCGCGGTCGCGCTCGGCATCGCTTATTCGGTTTTCTCCCAACCGGTGTATCGCGCGGACATCCTCGTGCAGGTCGAGGAGAACGCGGGTACCTCGTCCAAGAGCGTGATCGGCGACGTTTCCGCGATGTTCGACGTGAAGACCGCGACGTCCGGCGAGGCGCAGGTGATCGGCTCGCGCATGGTGGTGGGCCGCGCGGTCGACAAGCTCAATCTCGACATCGAAGCGGCGCCGCGCTACTTCCCGCTATTCGGCCGCTGGCTCGGCCGTCATTCCGATCAGCTGTCGACGCCGGGACCGCACGGCTACGTGTACGGCAACGAGCGCATCGAAGTGTCGAAATTCGACGTGCCCGAAGAGTTGTTCGACCGCGCGTTCGTGCTGAAGAAGGGCGACGGATCGAGCTACGAGCTGCAATACGGCAAGCTGAAGCTCGAGGGCACGGTCGGCCAACCGCTGAGCGCGACGACCAACTACGGGCCGCTCACACTCGTCGTCGACCGGATCGAGGCGAAGCCGGGCGCGACTTTCGAACTACGGCGCCAGTCCGAATTGACGACGACCGAAAAACTGCGCAAGGAACTGACGATCTCGGAAAAAGGCAAGGAATCGGACATCCTCGGCGTCTCGCTCGAAGGCAGCGATCCGAAGAAAATCAGCGCGATTCTGGCGACCATCGCGGGCGAATACGTGAGCCAGAACCTGAAGCGCAAATCCGAGGAAGCGGAGCGTTCGATCCGTTTCCTGGAATTGCAGCTGCCGGAAATGCGCCAGCAGCTTTCCGATTCGGAAACGCGCTTCAACGATTTCCGCGCGAAGCACGGCACCGTCGACCTCGGCGAGGAAGCGACCAACCTGCTGCAGCTGTCGGTGCAGGCGCAGACGCGGCTCGCGGAACTTCAGCAAAAGCGCAATGAACTGCTGTCGCGCTTCACCGACCAGCATCCGGCCGTGCAGTCGGTCAACGCGCAGTTGCGTGCGGCGCAACAGGAAGCGAAAGATCTCGCGAGCCGGACGCAATCGCTGCCGCCGCTCGAACAGAACGTGCTGCGCCTGCAGCGCGACGTCCAGGTCGGCACCGAACTCGATACGTCGCTGCGCAATACGCTCGAACAGCTCAAGCTGATCAAGGCGGGCAAGGCCGGCAACGTGCGCATCGTCGATGGCGCCGTCGCCCCCGATACGCCGGTGCGGCCCAAGCCGCTGCTGATCATCACCGCGGCGCTGATGCTGGGGGTGTTCGTCGGCGTCGTGATCGCGCTCGTACGTCAGCGTCTGTTCGACGCGATCGACGATCCGTACGAAGTCGAGCTGCGCACCGGTTTGCCGGTCTATGCGAGCGTGCCGTTCAGCCGCCAGGAAGAGCGGTTCGCGCAAAGCCGGCGCCGCCCGGAATCGAAGTCGCTGGTGCTCGCGGGCGAAGCGGTGATCGATCCGGCCATCGAAAGTCTGCGCGGCTTTCGCACCGCGCTCGAATTCACGATGACCAAGGCGCGCAACCACATCGTGCTGATCACGGGCCCGACGCCGGGCATCGGCAAGTCGTTCGTGTCGCTGAATCTCGCCGCGGTGATCGGCGCGACCGGCAAGCGCGTGTTGCTGATCGACGGTGATCTGCGCCGCGGTTTCCTGCATCGGCATCTCGGCGGCGATCGCGGTCCGGGCCTGTCCGATCTGATCCAGGGCGCGCACCGCGCCGACGAGCTGATTCGCGCGACCCGTTTCCAGGGCGTCGACTTCATCGCGAGCGGCCGTCAGGTCGCGAGCCCGAGCGACGTGCTGTCGAACACACGGCTCGATGCGGTGCTGCGCCAGGTCGCGACCGGCTACGACGTCGTGCTGGTCGACGGACCGCCGGTGCTGCTCGCCTCGGATGCGGTGCGGCTCGCCTGCGTGGCCGGTACGACGTTCTTCGTCGCGCGTCAGGGCGTCACGGGCATCGGCGAGCTACGCGAGTCGGTCCGCCAGATGCAGAAGGTCGGCCTGCCGGTGCGCGGCGTGATCATGAACGGACTGCGCATGCGGCCGGGACGCTATAGCTACGGCTATGGACGCTATCGCTACGCGGCCTATATCTACAAACCGTACGACAGATAA
- a CDS encoding O-methyltransferase, which yields MQSAWTRVDEYIVDRLVPSDSALKNVLSANTAANLPPHDVAPNQGKLLHIFARMISARRVLEIGTLGGYSTIWLARALPDDGKVVTLEADAAHAKVARSNIEMAGLASVVELHVAPALESLAKLPAEDPFDLIFIDADKQNNPAYLGWALRLSHSGTVIIGDNVVRDGAITDADSMDPRVQGVRGFFDMIADEPRLTATALQTVGSKGWDGFTIAIVNDQF from the coding sequence ATGCAGTCTGCATGGACTCGTGTTGATGAATACATTGTCGATCGGCTTGTGCCTTCTGATTCTGCTTTGAAGAACGTCCTTTCCGCGAACACCGCTGCGAATCTGCCGCCGCATGATGTCGCGCCCAACCAAGGGAAACTGCTGCATATCTTCGCGCGCATGATTAGCGCGCGTCGCGTGCTCGAAATCGGGACCCTCGGTGGATATAGCACCATCTGGCTCGCTCGTGCATTGCCTGATGACGGCAAAGTCGTCACGCTTGAGGCAGATGCAGCACACGCCAAGGTGGCGCGATCAAATATCGAAATGGCCGGGCTTGCCAGCGTCGTGGAACTGCATGTTGCTCCGGCACTGGAGAGTCTCGCAAAGCTTCCTGCTGAAGACCCCTTTGATCTCATTTTTATTGACGCGGACAAACAGAATAATCCTGCATATCTTGGATGGGCACTCAGGCTGTCGCATTCCGGGACGGTCATCATCGGTGACAATGTCGTACGAGACGGAGCTATTACAGATGCTGACAGCATGGACCCGCGGGTGCAGGGTGTTCGCGGCTTCTTCGATATGATCGCCGATGAACCTCGCCTGACCGCCACTGCTCTGCAAACGGTTGGTAGCAAAGGGTGGGACGGCTTCACGATTGCGATCGTGAACGACCAATTCTGA